One part of the Bacilli bacterium genome encodes these proteins:
- the rpmE gene encoding 50S ribosomal protein L31 encodes MKEAIHPKYIVTTVTCACGNTFETGSVKENLRVEICSVCHPFFTGKQKFVDVGGRVDKFKKKYGI; translated from the coding sequence ATGAAAGAAGCGATTCATCCGAAGTACATTGTCACGACGGTTACTTGCGCTTGCGGCAATACGTTTGAGACCGGATCCGTCAAAGAAAATCTGCGCGTGGAAATTTGTTCGGTATGCCATCCGTTCTTCACCGGCAAACAAAAATTTGTTGATGTCGGCGGGCGTGTGGATAAATTTAAGAAAAAATACGGAATTTAA